GATTTAGACGGTGCAATAGAGTTAAAGGTTTATAAGGAAAAAACAATAATTAAAAAATACAATTTTCTGTATATACTTGATAGATTGAGAAATTTAGGCAAATATTCAATAAATTTTAGCGGATTCAACTTCTGATTGCATTACAGGTAATATTTACTGATTAATAAGATAAAAAGCACTCCTGTTTCTTTGCATGAACAGGAGTGCTTTATTTAACATTAACTAACTATATATTTCTTGCAACCTCGTAAGCATCCCAGACGGCATACATAATGTTACGTGCACCATTAGCATCACCTATGATGTGAACATTAGGCATTTTACCTGCAATCTCGTTATATAGCTTTCTATCAGCTTTGAGACCTATAGAAATTACAACTGTGTCAGCTGGAATTGTGCTTCTCTTGAAATTATTATCTATAACTTCAACAGCGTTGTCCTTTACCTCGAGCAAACTGGTATTGGTTAAAACTTTAACCTTATAGAATTTAAGCATGTCAAGAACCATGGTTTTATTCATGTGTGGTACTGGAAGTCCAGCGGACATAAGTTCAGGTAACATCTCTACAATGGTAACATCCTTACCATCTGCAGCTAAATCAAGAGCAGTCTCACAGCCAACCAATCCACCGCCAATTACAACTACCTTTTGTCCTACAGGTTTTTTCTTCAGTAATACATCTGTGGCAGTAGCGACATTGTCTTTGTCTATACCTGGAACATTTGGCATAATAGGTTTAGAACCTGTAGCAACTAAAATCACATCTGGTTTCTTTTCATTGAGAAGTTCGGGTGTCACTTCAGTATTCAATTTTACGTCAATATTTAACTTCTTTATCTGTGTTTTATACCAATCAAGAAGTCTTGCATTGTCCTTTTTGAATTTACTTGCTGAAGCCTCTATCAAATGGCCACCAAGTTCTCCTGCCTTTTCATAAATAGTAACCTTGTGTCCTCTTAGAGCAGCTACCCTTGCAGCTTCCATACCTGCTACACCACCACCAATTATTGCAACATTCTTAGGTTTCTCTGCTGGATGGATAGCATATTCTATCTCTCTACCACAAGCAGGGTTCACTGCGCATGAGAGTGGTTTACCAGTAAAGAAACGACCAATACATCCCTGATGGCATCCTATACATGGGCGTATATCTTCAATCCTTCCCTCCAAGACCTTATTTCCCCATTCGGGATCTGCAAGAAGTCCTCTTCCAAGACTTATCATATCTGCTGCTTTACCTTCCTCCAGTGTTTTTTCTGCAAGTTCCGGTATCTCCATCCTTCCAGCCACTATTACTGGTACATTAACAACTTTCTTTAATTGTTCAGTGAGTGGGAGATAGAGACCATGTTCTTGATAAACAGGTGGATGTGCCCAATACCATGCATCATATGAACCAGCATCGGCATTAAAGGCGTCATAACCAGCTTTTTCAAGTATAGGAGCTATTTTTAATCCCTCTTCAGTGTCACGTCCCTTCTCCACAAAATCTTCACCTGGCAAACCACCCTGATTCCAGTCCTTTATATAGCTCTTTACACTGAATCTTAAAGTTACAGGAAAATCCTTACCAGTTACCTTCTTAATAGCTTTAACTACCTCTATGGCGAGTCTAATTCTCCCCATTAAATCTCCGCCATATTTATCTGTCCTTTTGTTAAACATTGCAATAGCAAACTGGTCTAAAAGGTACCCCTCATGCATAGCATGTATCTCAACACCATCAAATCCAGCTTCCTTTGCTATAGCTGCTGATTCCGCAGCCATCTTTACAATTCTTTCCACCTCCTTTGTGGTAAGCTCACGGCATGTAACTGATGGATCCCAGTAGTTGGGTATTGGAGATGGAGCTACGGGTTGACTAACAACTAAATGAGGAGCAGCTACACGACCAAAGCCTATTCCCAACTGTAGAAATATCTTTGTCCCGTAGGCATGGATCCTCTCTGTCATTTCATAAGCTGTCATTATAAAATGTCCTGGATCAATAGTGGGACATGGGTTAATTCCCTCATGGAACTTTTCTATCTCATTTTCTACCTTTACCACACCTGTTATAATAAGTCCAGTGCCACCCTTTGCTCTCTCTACATAATAATTCTCAGCTCTTTTTGAAAAACCGCCTTTTTCAGTGGCTAATCCGATTATACCCATAGGAGACATTGCGATTCTATTTTTTATCTCCACACCACCAATCTTAATGGGCTCAAAGAGCTTTTTAAACTCCATCTCTTTAGCCTCAGATTCATTTTCCTTCTGGCTCATTTTAACACCTCCTATTTAAATATCTCCTATTTAAAACTTGTAACAATGGTAACAAATTTTTTCCTTTTTGTCAATAGATTGTAGAACTTTACATCACTTCTTCTCATTTTATCTTCTTAAAATACACTTTTTATTTCACGGCCACTTTTATTGACAAAAGGATA
This genomic stretch from Caldisericia bacterium harbors:
- a CDS encoding FAD-dependent oxidoreductase is translated as MEFKKLFEPIKIGGVEIKNRIAMSPMGIIGLATEKGGFSKRAENYYVERAKGGTGLIITGVVKVENEIEKFHEGINPCPTIDPGHFIMTAYEMTERIHAYGTKIFLQLGIGFGRVAAPHLVVSQPVAPSPIPNYWDPSVTCRELTTKEVERIVKMAAESAAIAKEAGFDGVEIHAMHEGYLLDQFAIAMFNKRTDKYGGDLMGRIRLAIEVVKAIKKVTGKDFPVTLRFSVKSYIKDWNQGGLPGEDFVEKGRDTEEGLKIAPILEKAGYDAFNADAGSYDAWYWAHPPVYQEHGLYLPLTEQLKKVVNVPVIVAGRMEIPELAEKTLEEGKAADMISLGRGLLADPEWGNKVLEGRIEDIRPCIGCHQGCIGRFFTGKPLSCAVNPACGREIEYAIHPAEKPKNVAIIGGGVAGMEAARVAALRGHKVTIYEKAGELGGHLIEASASKFKKDNARLLDWYKTQIKKLNIDVKLNTEVTPELLNEKKPDVILVATGSKPIMPNVPGIDKDNVATATDVLLKKKPVGQKVVVIGGGLVGCETALDLAADGKDVTIVEMLPELMSAGLPVPHMNKTMVLDMLKFYKVKVLTNTSLLEVKDNAVEVIDNNFKRSTIPADTVVISIGLKADRKLYNEIAGKMPNVHIIGDANGARNIMYAVWDAYEVARNI